The following are from one region of the Arachis duranensis cultivar V14167 chromosome 10, aradu.V14167.gnm2.J7QH, whole genome shotgun sequence genome:
- the LOC107469059 gene encoding uncharacterized protein LOC107469059, whose product MSSLWGLRGWEEDSGWLYICSAGCERLTLTPKSPSLSLLQISTPADLRTQPHLPAAPTTAKPSARRTSGQDEAFLFAKTRTEQSNGPTQSLPPVAHQSSTPPPTDSTRQQSTTPLPLRRYHPHPAAFLGSGLLATIISSTQHLPVSHSAFFPSQYGARATDSGLMFGGNFAYVMKDVSLSLKQLILEITASRMVTKLVNFKAYNSS is encoded by the exons ATGAGCTCATTGTGGGGGTTGAGAGGTTGGGAAGAAGACAGTGGATGGTTGTATATTTGCAGTGCTG GCTGTGAGCGTCTAACCCTAACACCCAAATCCCCATCACTCTCTCTTCTCCAAATCTCCACACCTGCTGACCTGCGCACCCAGCCACACCTGCCTGCGGCACCCACCACCGCGAAGCCTTCGGCCCGTCGCACATCAGGCCAAGACGAAGCCTTCCTCTTCGCGAAGACGCGGACAGAGCAGAGCAATGGTCCAACACAAAGCCTTCCTCCCGTCGCACATCAGTCAAGCACGCCACCACCCACTGACTCGACACGGCAGCAAAGCACCACGCCATTGCCGTTGAGACGCTACCACCCACACCCAGCAGCGTTTCTGGGTTCTGGACTTCTGGCCACGATCATCAGTTCAACCCAGCACCTCCCAGTCTCCCACTCAGCCTTCTTCCCAAGTCAATATGGAGCCCGAGCCACTGATTCAG GGCTCATGTTTGGGGGCAATTTTGCTTATGTTATGAAGGACGTAAGCTTGTCATTGAAACAACTTATCTTAGAGATTACGGCATCAAGGATGGTGACCAAGTTAGTGAATTTTAAGGCTTACAATTCCAGTTAA